The genomic DNA ATATTCCTAATTTCATTTGATACCAATTTGATAAACACTAAACAGCGAATTGAGGCTATGAACACCCTTGAATATTGGAATAATTTAGGGCTTATTCATTTGGTAAAAACCGATACAATGGAAATTGAATTTCAGAAAATTACAAATATCAAAAGGCAAGCTGTTTTTCTGGCAAAATCAAAGGAATTCAAGGAGGATTACGGAGTAAATTTGGTAGGCCATTCTAAATATACAAAGCATCTCGGTGGATTGTTTGTTCGTCCGTCAATTCGTGAGGAGATTTCATCTATATTATTTGGCAAGCTTGGCTCTGAAAACAAAAATATAGATGAAAGAAAAATAAGGGACGCAGCTCACTTAAATACTCATTATATGAATGATAGAGATTTTTTTTAACGTATGATCGGCATTTTCATGACAAAAGAGACATCTTGAAACAGAGATTTAATATCAATATATTCTATCCAGAGGAATGCGTTAGTTTTATTGAAGAATATTGGAAAAAAGACAGATCGAAAAGTTTGTCCGTAAGAAGCCCAAATCATAAGAAGGCATCAATAATCATTGGAACAGAACTCAGCCATCACCTTATAATTACGAATAACGACAAAAACTTGCTGGAGGTCCAGAATTATAATAATAAGTATTTTATAGTTTCTGCTAGTTTATATAATCGAGAAGGCCACCGTGCAGTAGAAGTTAATCCTGATAAGTTCGAAGTTAAGGTGCTAGGCTGTAGGATTACCGTATCATACTTTCATGAGAACGAAAGAGGGATACTAATGCCTATCGAGAAAAAGCTTTATTCAGAACTATATGTACATGATTCGAATGAGCTTTTGCTGAAAGCTGAGATATTCAAGAATGGGGATTTGCTATTGTATTGTCGCATATACGATCAATCCGGTAGATTACTAGCGAATATCAGCAAGGAGACCCTCCAATACGAGAGGGGGTGTTTGGGTTCGTTTTATGAAGAAAAACATGAAGACGGCACACTTAATATGTATTTGATAGATTGAGGTTGGTACAGTATATAATACTTACTGGCCGTAGGAGGCCGGGACATCGTTGAAAAACATCGCTTATTATCCAGTGAGATAGATGCGCACGTTCGTGCAGAAAATGCGCGGCGTTTTATGTATCGCCCTGCGCCACGGGGCGACCTGTGGCAGCAATTTCTTTAAAGCTGTACATCTTGCAATCTCTACTTCTTTTCAGTCTGTTCCGTCATGTTTCCGATTTCAATTCTTGCTCTATACGTTCGCTTAAAAACATTTTAAGCAAGGATTGATAAGGAATGTCACGTTTGTTTGCCAAAAGTTTAAGTTCTTCTATCATGAATTCCGGGAGACGCAGCGAGATTGTTTT from Desulfovibrionales bacterium includes the following:
- a CDS encoding BrnA antitoxin family protein, giving the protein MKKKIPKFASEDEERKFWATADSTEYIDWKKAERAVLPNLKPSLKTISLRLPEFMIEELKLLANKRDIPYQSLLKMFLSERIEQELKSET